TGAACTCCAGCATAAGCCTGAGGCCGGTAAAAATCAAATCAACACAATACTGAAAATAGGGCAGGCAAAAGGAAGGCAAGTAAGAAATGGTAGAGTGGCAGTATTGGCAGTAGTAACGCCGGATTAAGATGCGGCCGCTGAAATCAGCGGTAATAACGTTGCGGTGAAAGAACCCGTGTTTTCGGGGCGGTATCTTTATCCGGCAATGGGGGCAGCAATCGGGTTCCGGAAAGGGGAAATCTTTACCCTGGCGGCTGTACTCTTCGGGCGACACGGTGGTGTAGAATATCAGCTGCATGGTAAACCCTCCCAGCCAATATTCTACTCTATTCGCCCCCAAGCAGCACGCCTTCCAGAAGATGGACTAAACCCATCTATAGTTTGAATACTGGCGTAAAGTGAAATAGGATTCTCATACTCTCCTGGTATTAACTTTAGATGCAGATTGTTCAATTTGCGACCATGGAATTATTTTGGGATGAATTAATGTGAGGATCTACATTACCTAATCTCCTTTGCTGGTAAATTTGGCCTTCACTCAGCAGCGTGAAGACCATGCGTACGAGTTTGCGGGCAGTTAGAACCAGGGGGCGCTTATGGTGATGATGCCTGGCCCCGGTTACCAGGCCAGGGGCGAGGCTCGGGAGGACAGCGATATCGACCTGCTGGTCGTCTCTCCTGACTTCGCCAAAATGCCTTTCCACCGCCGTTTTGAAATCCTGGGTACGGCTATCGCCAGGGTAAGGGAACCCATTGAACCCCTGGCCTGCGTTCCCGAAGAGGTGCAGTTGGAAAAATTAAGCAAGGCCAGCTTCCTTTACGACGTCCTGGTCCAGCAAAAAACCGTGGAATACCGGCTTTAAACAAAAGCGGCAGGCGCGCTTTGGCGTTCCTGCCGTCATCTTATTGGTCCTCTTTTTGTGGAGAAATTTTACTCCTGAACCTTCCCGGACAACTGTACCGTTCTCAGCCCGCCCGGGCGGTGCTTATATTAGAACCCGGCCCGGTTAGCATAATGCGGCCAAGAGGAAGCCCATCGGCTTCCAAGCGCGATAAATCTATCAAGGCGCTAGCACGGTCAATATCTATGCCTACCAGGTTCCCTTCGGCGTCAAAATCCAGCACTACGCCAGGCGCTACTTCTAACGAGTCGGCGCTTTCTTTTTCCGAAAGGTCTATATACAGGGTGTCAGTATCCGCGTAGTAATGAAATTTCATGTTTTCACTCCTCTTTGGTGGTTGCAATTTTAAAATTGCGATCAGGA
This Moorella sp. E308F DNA region includes the following protein-coding sequences:
- a CDS encoding nucleotidyltransferase domain-containing protein — protein: MPGPGYQARGEAREDSDIDLLVVSPDFAKMPFHRRFEILGTAIARVREPIEPLACVPEEVQLEKLSKASFLYDVLVQQKTVEYRL
- a CDS encoding DUF2283 domain-containing protein, coding for MKFHYYADTDTLYIDLSEKESADSLEVAPGVVLDFDAEGNLVGIDIDRASALIDLSRLEADGLPLGRIMLTGPGSNISTARAG